The Streptomyces sp. NBC_00344 genome includes a window with the following:
- a CDS encoding glycerol-3-phosphate dehydrogenase/oxidase: MRTATLGPDERSDALAGMAERELDVLVVGAGVVGAGTALDAATRGLATGLVEARDWASGTSSRSSKLIHGGLRYLEMLDFALVREALKERGLLLERLAPHLVKPVPFLYPLQHKGWERLYAGSGVALYDAMSISSGHGRGLPSHRHLTRKHALRVAPALKKDALVGALQYYDAQMDDARYVTTLVRTAASYGALVANRAKVIAFLREGERVVGVRVKDVEGGREYAIRAKQVVNATGVWTDDTQALIGERGQFHVRASKGIHLVVPKDRIHSTTGLILRTEKSVLFVIPWGRHWIVGTTDTDWDLDKAHPAASSADIDYLLEHVNSVLAVPLTRDDVEGVYAGLRPLLAGESDATSKLSREHTVAHPVPGLVVVAGGKYTTYRVMAKDAVDAAVHALDQRVAECVTENVPLIGAEGYNALWNARAGIAARTGLHVARVEHLLNRFGATTQELLDLIAADSSLGKPLTGADDYLRAEVVYAASHESARHLDDVLTRRTRISIETFDRGTRCAREVAELMAPVLGWDKGQIEKEVEHYEKRVQAERESQRQPDDLTADAARLGAPDIAPLG; this comes from the coding sequence GTGAGGACAGCGACACTGGGACCCGACGAGCGCTCCGATGCGCTCGCCGGGATGGCCGAGCGTGAACTGGATGTACTGGTGGTGGGCGCCGGGGTGGTCGGCGCGGGCACGGCGCTCGACGCCGCGACGCGCGGCCTCGCGACCGGCCTCGTCGAGGCGCGGGACTGGGCCTCGGGCACATCGAGCCGGTCGAGCAAGCTCATTCACGGCGGTCTGCGCTATCTCGAGATGCTCGACTTCGCCCTGGTCAGAGAAGCGCTCAAGGAGCGCGGCCTGCTTCTGGAGCGGTTGGCCCCACATCTCGTGAAGCCGGTGCCGTTTCTCTACCCGCTTCAGCACAAGGGCTGGGAGCGGCTCTACGCGGGCTCGGGTGTCGCGCTGTACGACGCGATGTCGATCTCCTCGGGGCACGGCCGCGGTCTGCCGTCCCACCGCCATCTGACCCGCAAACACGCCCTGCGGGTGGCACCGGCCCTGAAGAAGGACGCACTGGTCGGGGCTCTGCAGTACTACGACGCGCAGATGGACGACGCGCGCTATGTGACGACCCTGGTGCGGACGGCCGCGAGCTATGGAGCGCTGGTCGCCAACCGGGCCAAGGTCATCGCCTTTCTGCGGGAGGGTGAGCGGGTCGTCGGTGTACGGGTCAAGGACGTCGAGGGGGGCCGCGAGTACGCGATCCGCGCCAAGCAGGTGGTCAACGCCACCGGGGTGTGGACCGACGACACCCAGGCGCTGATCGGGGAACGCGGACAGTTCCATGTGCGGGCGTCGAAGGGCATTCATCTGGTCGTACCCAAGGACCGGATCCACTCCACGACAGGGCTGATCCTGCGGACAGAGAAGTCGGTGCTGTTCGTGATCCCCTGGGGGCGGCACTGGATCGTGGGGACGACCGACACGGACTGGGATCTCGACAAGGCCCATCCGGCCGCGTCCAGCGCCGATATCGACTATCTGCTGGAGCACGTCAACTCGGTGCTCGCGGTGCCGCTGACCCGGGACGACGTCGAGGGCGTGTACGCGGGCCTGCGGCCCCTGCTGGCCGGGGAGTCCGACGCGACCAGCAAGCTCTCGAGGGAGCACACGGTGGCGCATCCGGTGCCCGGTCTCGTGGTGGTGGCCGGCGGCAAGTACACGACGTACCGGGTGATGGCCAAGGACGCGGTCGACGCGGCGGTGCACGCCCTGGACCAGCGGGTCGCCGAGTGCGTCACGGAGAATGTGCCGCTGATCGGAGCCGAGGGCTACAACGCCCTGTGGAACGCCAGGGCGGGCATCGCGGCCAGGACCGGTCTGCATGTGGCCCGGGTGGAACACCTGCTCAACCGTTTCGGGGCGACGACCCAGGAGCTCCTGGACCTGATCGCGGCCGACTCCTCGCTCGGCAAGCCGCTGACCGGCGCCGACGACTATCTGCGGGCCGAGGTCGTGTACGCCGCGTCCCATGAGAGTGCACGGCATCTGGACGACGTACTGACCCGGCGCACCCGGATCTCGATCGAGACCTTCGACCGGGGGACCCGGTGCGCCAGGGAGGTCGCGGAACTGATGGCGCCGGTCCTCGGCTGGGACAAGGGCCAGATCGAGAAGGAGGTCGAGCACTACGAGAAGCGGGTGCAGGCCGAGCGGGAGTCGCAGCGGCAGCCGGACGACCTGACCGCGGACGCGGCCAGGCTGGGAGCGCCCGACATCGCGCCGCTGGGGTAG
- a CDS encoding nucleotide sugar dehydrogenase, giving the protein MPADLAVIGLGHLGLPLAQAAVATGLETIGYDTDPHRLRQLAAGHPPVDGSLSAADIRRMLSGGFRTVTDPAQLGRVRTAVICAPTPLGEARALDLTPVTDATRALAARLRPHTTVIIESAVYPGTTEEILRPLLEEGSGLRAGRDFHLAYSPSRLDPGGRGHSYAATPKVIGGLTPACTESAAAFFGRLSDKVVRARGPREAEMTKVLETNFRHVNIALVNEMAVLCHELGVDLWDVIRCAETKPFGFQPFRPGPGVGGHGVPVDTAGPPHTVRPLRMVELAQQVNDRMPQYVIQRSATLLNEHGKSARGARVLLLGVTYRPDLADQENSPAGEIARRLMDLGASVSYHDPYVPDWRIRDVPVPRADSLYEAAAAADLTLLLQHHRTYDLQGLSVKAQLLLDTRGATPVGAAHRL; this is encoded by the coding sequence ATGCCCGCAGATCTCGCCGTCATCGGCCTCGGCCACCTCGGCCTGCCGCTCGCCCAGGCCGCTGTGGCCACCGGCCTCGAAACCATCGGTTACGACACCGACCCGCACCGGCTGCGGCAACTGGCGGCCGGGCACCCCCCTGTCGACGGCTCGCTCAGCGCCGCAGACATCCGCCGGATGCTCTCGGGAGGCTTCCGGACCGTCACCGACCCGGCCCAGCTGGGCCGGGTCCGTACCGCCGTCATCTGCGCGCCCACTCCACTGGGCGAAGCCCGGGCGCTCGATCTGACTCCGGTCACCGACGCGACCCGCGCACTCGCGGCCCGGCTCCGGCCACACACCACCGTCATCATCGAATCGGCCGTCTATCCGGGCACCACCGAGGAGATCCTCCGTCCGCTGCTCGAAGAGGGCTCCGGGCTACGGGCAGGGCGGGACTTCCATCTCGCCTACTCGCCCAGCCGGCTCGACCCGGGCGGCCGCGGTCACTCGTATGCCGCGACCCCCAAGGTGATCGGCGGTCTCACACCAGCCTGCACCGAGTCGGCCGCCGCCTTCTTCGGACGGCTCAGCGACAAGGTGGTCCGGGCGCGAGGTCCGCGCGAGGCCGAAATGACGAAAGTGCTCGAAACCAACTTCCGGCATGTCAATATCGCGCTGGTCAACGAGATGGCCGTGCTCTGCCATGAGCTGGGTGTCGACCTCTGGGACGTCATCCGCTGCGCCGAGACGAAGCCCTTCGGCTTCCAGCCCTTCCGCCCCGGCCCCGGCGTCGGTGGCCACGGCGTCCCGGTGGACACCGCAGGGCCCCCGCACACGGTCCGGCCACTGCGCATGGTCGAACTCGCGCAGCAGGTCAACGACCGCATGCCGCAGTACGTCATCCAGCGGTCCGCCACCCTGCTCAACGAGCACGGCAAGTCCGCGCGCGGTGCCCGAGTGCTGCTCCTCGGGGTGACGTACAGACCGGATCTCGCCGACCAGGAGAACTCCCCGGCCGGCGAGATCGCCAGGCGGCTGATGGATCTCGGCGCATCGGTCAGCTATCACGACCCGTACGTCCCCGACTGGCGCATCCGCGACGTGCCGGTACCCCGCGCCGACTCCCTCTACGAGGCCGCCGCCGCCGCGGATCTCACCCTGCTGCTCCAGCACCACCGCACGTACGACCTCCAGGGCCTCTCGGTGAAGGCGCAACTGCTGCTGGACACCAGGGGAGCCACCCCGGTCGGAGCCGCCCACCGCCTCTGA
- a CDS encoding GuaB3 family IMP dehydrogenase-related protein, translating to MTEIEIGRGKRGRRAYAFDDIAIVPSRRTRDPKEVSIAWQIDAYRFELPFLAAPMDSVVSPQTAIRIGEMGGLGVLNLEGLWTRYEDPQPLLDEIAGLDEDTATRRLQEIYAAPIREELIGQRIKEVRDSGVVTAAALSPQRTAQFSKAVVDAGVDIFVIRGTTVSAEHVSGAAEPLNLKQFIYELDVPVIVGGCATYTAALHLMRTGAAGVLVGFGGGAAHTTRNVLGIQVPMATAVADVAAARRDYMDESGGRYVHVIADGGVGWSGDLPKAIACGADSVMIGSPLARASDAPGRGHHWGMEAVHEDVPRGKLVDLGIVGTTEEVLAGPSHIPDGSMNFFGALRRSMATTGYSELKEFQRVEVTVADAQHKR from the coding sequence GTGACTGAGATCGAGATCGGGCGCGGCAAGCGCGGCCGCAGGGCGTACGCGTTCGACGACATCGCCATCGTGCCGAGCCGGCGCACCCGGGACCCGAAGGAGGTCTCGATCGCCTGGCAGATCGACGCCTACCGGTTCGAGCTGCCGTTCCTGGCCGCGCCGATGGACTCGGTCGTCTCACCGCAGACCGCGATCCGCATCGGTGAGATGGGCGGCCTCGGTGTACTGAACCTCGAGGGCCTGTGGACGCGGTACGAGGACCCGCAGCCGCTGCTGGACGAGATCGCCGGCCTCGACGAGGACACGGCCACCCGCCGGCTCCAGGAGATCTACGCGGCCCCCATCCGTGAGGAGCTGATCGGGCAGCGCATCAAGGAGGTGCGCGACTCGGGTGTGGTCACCGCCGCCGCGCTCTCCCCGCAGCGCACCGCGCAGTTCTCCAAGGCCGTGGTGGACGCGGGTGTGGACATCTTCGTCATCCGCGGCACGACGGTCTCGGCCGAGCACGTCTCGGGCGCGGCCGAGCCGCTGAACCTCAAGCAGTTCATCTACGAGCTCGACGTGCCTGTCATCGTCGGTGGATGCGCGACCTACACCGCGGCCCTGCACCTGATGCGGACCGGCGCGGCAGGTGTGCTCGTCGGCTTCGGCGGCGGCGCCGCGCACACCACGCGCAACGTCCTCGGCATCCAGGTCCCGATGGCGACTGCGGTCGCCGATGTGGCCGCGGCCCGTCGCGACTACATGGACGAGTCCGGCGGCCGGTACGTCCATGTCATCGCGGACGGCGGTGTCGGCTGGTCGGGAGACCTGCCGAAGGCCATTGCCTGCGGCGCGGACTCGGTGATGATCGGTTCCCCGCTGGCGCGGGCCTCGGACGCACCGGGCAGGGGACACCACTGGGGCATGGAGGCCGTCCACGAGGACGTACCGCGCGGCAAGCTGGTGGACCTGGGCATCGTCGGTACCACCGAGGAGGTGCTGGCCGGCCCCTCGCACATCCCGGACGGTTCCATGAACTTCTTCGGGGCACTGCGCCGTTCGATGGCGACCACGGGCTACAGCGAGCTCAAGGAGTTCCAGCGCGTCGAGGTCACGGTGGCGGACGCACAGCACAAGCGCTGA
- a CDS encoding serine/threonine-protein kinase, translated as MSEAEQAKEPKGRLLAGRYRLGEVLGKGGMGTVWRAVDETLGRTVAVKELRFPSAIEEDEKRRLVTRTLREAKAIARIRNNGAVTVYDVVDEDDRPWIVMELVEGCSLAELVREKGVLTPRRAAEVGLAILDVLRLAHREGILHRDVKPSNVLIAEDGRVVLTDFGIAQVEGDPSVTSTGMLVGAPSYISPERARGHKPGPPADLWSLGGLLYASVEGSPPYDKGSAIATLTAVMTEPVDPPKNAGALSEVIYGLLAKDPAQRLDDAGARKLLNAVVDAPEKPESEAGPVASDATRVVPLPPVPDEPKPKPPKNKPKNKPKAGTKPKTGPAAPGTAAGEPAAPREFKVPNVLETAAAERVRSALKSVRNARPGAAPAEPADTAGGRPARVRAPLTDVVPRRTLIIIAVVVVLALFGTVLSFMLGGGDDKDTGSQGKPRADKSSSAAAAGDDTKGKGKSSGSSGGKTGEQGGKGDQGASDDSGKGQNGGGESPGPDDPASADPPAGDSLPSGYKTVTDTRFHFSMAMPATFKRWSIAGQNSGGIYSAHQDFPRVQIDFNGSPTDDAAAAWQAAVGGARASMSGYKHLGIDKVSYNGYPTVADWKFERDQHGERIRVLNRGFKVDAHGGYSIMVSCKASEWDGDECRTLRDTAFKTFSPKK; from the coding sequence ATGTCGGAGGCGGAGCAGGCGAAGGAACCCAAGGGGCGCCTCCTGGCTGGGCGGTACCGGCTTGGAGAGGTGCTCGGCAAGGGTGGCATGGGCACGGTCTGGCGGGCCGTGGACGAGACGCTCGGCCGCACTGTCGCCGTGAAGGAGCTGCGTTTCCCCTCGGCCATCGAGGAGGACGAGAAGCGAAGGCTTGTCACGCGCACACTGCGCGAGGCGAAGGCGATCGCCAGGATCCGTAACAACGGTGCGGTGACCGTCTACGACGTGGTGGACGAGGACGATCGTCCGTGGATCGTCATGGAACTCGTCGAAGGCTGCTCGCTGGCCGAGTTGGTCCGGGAGAAGGGCGTCCTCACTCCCCGGCGTGCGGCCGAGGTGGGTCTCGCGATCCTCGACGTGCTGCGGCTCGCACACCGTGAAGGCATCCTGCACCGCGATGTGAAGCCGTCGAACGTCCTGATCGCCGAGGACGGCCGGGTCGTGCTGACCGACTTCGGGATCGCCCAGGTCGAGGGCGACCCTTCGGTGACGTCGACCGGCATGCTCGTCGGCGCGCCCTCCTACATCTCGCCCGAGCGAGCCCGCGGCCACAAGCCGGGCCCGCCGGCCGACCTCTGGTCGCTGGGCGGACTGCTGTACGCCAGCGTCGAGGGATCGCCCCCGTACGACAAGGGGTCGGCCATCGCGACCCTCACCGCCGTGATGACCGAGCCGGTCGATCCGCCGAAGAACGCGGGCGCTCTGTCGGAGGTCATCTACGGGCTGCTCGCCAAGGACCCGGCGCAGCGTCTGGACGACGCCGGAGCCCGGAAGTTGCTCAACGCGGTGGTCGATGCCCCGGAGAAGCCGGAGAGCGAGGCCGGACCCGTGGCGTCGGACGCCACACGGGTGGTCCCGCTGCCGCCGGTGCCCGACGAGCCGAAGCCCAAGCCGCCGAAGAACAAGCCCAAGAACAAGCCGAAGGCCGGGACGAAGCCGAAGACCGGTCCCGCAGCCCCCGGCACGGCGGCCGGGGAGCCGGCCGCACCCCGCGAGTTCAAGGTCCCCAACGTGCTGGAGACGGCCGCGGCGGAACGGGTTCGCAGCGCGCTGAAGTCCGTTCGCAACGCCAGGCCCGGTGCCGCTCCGGCGGAGCCCGCCGACACGGCCGGCGGCCGGCCCGCACGGGTCAGGGCGCCGCTGACCGATGTCGTGCCACGCCGGACCCTGATCATCATCGCCGTTGTGGTGGTGCTCGCCCTGTTCGGGACGGTTCTCTCCTTCATGCTGGGCGGGGGCGACGACAAGGACACGGGCAGTCAGGGCAAGCCCAGGGCGGACAAGAGCTCGAGTGCGGCTGCCGCCGGGGACGACACCAAGGGCAAGGGCAAGAGCAGCGGCAGCAGCGGAGGGAAGACGGGCGAGCAGGGCGGCAAGGGCGACCAGGGCGCGAGCGACGACAGCGGCAAGGGGCAGAACGGCGGTGGCGAATCACCGGGCCCGGACGACCCGGCGTCCGCCGATCCGCCGGCCGGTGACTCACTGCCCAGCGGCTACAAGACCGTCACGGACACCCGGTTCCACTTCTCGATGGCGATGCCCGCCACCTTCAAGCGCTGGTCGATAGCGGGTCAGAACTCGGGCGGCATCTACAGCGCCCACCAGGACTTCCCGCGCGTCCAGATCGACTTCAACGGTTCTCCCACGGACGATGCCGCCGCAGCCTGGCAGGCCGCGGTGGGCGGTGCCCGGGCCAGCATGAGCGGCTACAAGCACCTCGGTATAGACAAGGTCTCGTACAACGGCTATCCGACCGTCGCCGACTGGAAGTTCGAACGGGACCAGCACGGCGAGCGCATCAGGGTGCTCAACCGCGGCTTCAAGGTGGACGCCCATGGCGGGTACTCCATCATGGTCAGCTGCAAGGCGAGCGAATGGGACGGCGACGAGTGCCGCACGCTGCGTGATACGGCGTTCAAGACGTTCAGCCCCAAGAAGTGA
- a CDS encoding protein kinase, translating into MDEYAGRVLADRYRLPLPPSDEFELAETRAFDTYSGQEVLVRQVPLPEVVDAEMLDEGDGAGPGLPSPRRASARTTRRPAEPAVRRAMEAAQSAAQIPDHPRLDQVFDVFAEGGSLWVVSELVAARPLAALLADQPLNPYRAAEIASDVLTALRVLHAHGWTHRNITARTVLVCEDGRVVLTGLASGAAEEALCGYDPVPAPDLPPDQGRRQDQPHDEGRVPDGAHHEGLPAQRQAPGAQGALPEVRETDAGDVRAARAGAIAAYRAGARAAARVSEAERHGDSGRPPARYPETGAGPRSRQSPPERQELAGYWHGAEPRSGAGDGLRADDLRDSRRAAALPGGGSAAAVPGDRGGADPVAPAHRGPATPLDAERARQARITVVGPVTERWAPEQAGPVQGNWQLAAPVGPATDLWALGALLFRAVQGHAPYPEESAAELVQLVCAEPPAFAEECGPLRPVVESLLRQDPTERPDMEELRGWLRSLVRSAPEPDAGQGIVPVPAADATRLPIVRRRGELVRRRRNRGAAADGTHGRHRQQRRGGRRGESGAIPAPRAMEAAPAKRTAKRAGQPRSLGRTLLIVILVVLIAALVYALKFMPRADESQQPSHSGASAPAPAGTATATRGPSARPSPSPGTPQGTEPDSAGPAAGYAVRKDPEGFRVAVDKDWDRRPVNDAGQIRFLGGDFELVVVPGRDSVKDDGADPMAYQRNKERELKPFRDSTWSSAAGLRRIDVGNQAMAEGQFTWQDSSGREVFVRNVAMIIRGRYHIVQVIGPESQRDKVTEIYEQAVASYRTDK; encoded by the coding sequence GTGGACGAGTACGCGGGAAGGGTCCTGGCCGACCGCTACCGCCTTCCGCTGCCGCCTTCCGACGAGTTCGAACTCGCCGAGACCCGGGCCTTCGACACCTACAGCGGCCAGGAAGTCCTGGTCCGCCAGGTGCCGTTGCCCGAGGTGGTCGACGCGGAGATGCTCGACGAGGGCGACGGGGCCGGCCCCGGTCTGCCCTCGCCCCGGCGGGCCTCGGCCCGGACCACCCGGCGGCCGGCCGAGCCCGCCGTGCGGCGGGCCATGGAGGCGGCGCAGTCGGCCGCGCAGATACCCGACCACCCCCGCCTCGACCAGGTGTTCGACGTCTTCGCGGAGGGCGGGTCCCTCTGGGTGGTGAGCGAACTGGTGGCGGCGCGGCCACTGGCCGCGCTCCTCGCCGACCAGCCGCTGAACCCGTACCGCGCAGCGGAGATCGCGTCCGATGTGCTCACCGCCCTGCGCGTGCTGCACGCGCACGGCTGGACGCACCGGAACATCACCGCCCGTACGGTGCTGGTCTGTGAGGACGGCAGAGTGGTGCTGACCGGTCTGGCTTCGGGGGCCGCGGAGGAGGCGCTGTGCGGCTACGACCCGGTGCCGGCGCCGGATTTACCGCCCGATCAGGGCCGGCGGCAGGACCAGCCGCACGACGAGGGCCGGGTGCCCGACGGGGCCCACCACGAGGGGTTGCCGGCCCAGCGGCAGGCCCCCGGCGCGCAGGGCGCGCTGCCCGAGGTCAGGGAAACGGACGCGGGAGACGTTCGCGCGGCCCGTGCGGGTGCGATAGCCGCGTACCGTGCGGGCGCCCGCGCCGCCGCCAGGGTGAGCGAGGCCGAGCGGCACGGTGACAGCGGAAGGCCGCCGGCCCGGTACCCGGAGACCGGCGCCGGGCCACGGAGCCGGCAGTCACCTCCCGAGCGTCAGGAACTGGCCGGTTACTGGCACGGCGCCGAGCCCCGCTCCGGAGCGGGTGACGGTCTGCGCGCCGATGATCTGCGGGACAGCCGCCGGGCCGCGGCACTGCCGGGGGGTGGCTCTGCCGCCGCTGTCCCCGGGGACCGGGGCGGAGCGGATCCGGTCGCCCCTGCCCACCGTGGCCCCGCCACGCCACTCGACGCCGAGCGGGCCCGCCAGGCGCGGATCACTGTGGTCGGCCCGGTCACCGAACGCTGGGCGCCCGAACAGGCGGGGCCCGTCCAGGGGAACTGGCAGCTCGCCGCCCCGGTCGGGCCCGCCACCGATCTCTGGGCGCTGGGCGCGCTGCTCTTCCGGGCCGTCCAGGGGCACGCCCCCTATCCCGAGGAGAGCGCCGCCGAACTGGTCCAGCTGGTCTGTGCCGAGCCGCCCGCCTTCGCCGAGGAGTGCGGCCCACTGCGGCCCGTGGTCGAGTCCCTGCTGCGTCAGGACCCCACCGAGCGGCCCGACATGGAGGAGCTGCGCGGCTGGCTGCGCTCACTCGTGCGGTCGGCGCCCGAGCCGGATGCCGGGCAGGGGATCGTACCGGTCCCGGCAGCCGATGCCACCCGGCTGCCGATCGTCCGGCGCAGGGGTGAACTCGTCCGCAGGCGCCGCAACCGCGGTGCCGCGGCGGACGGCACCCATGGCAGGCACCGCCAGCAGAGGCGGGGTGGCAGACGCGGCGAGTCCGGGGCCATACCGGCCCCCCGGGCCATGGAGGCGGCACCGGCGAAGCGGACCGCGAAGCGGGCAGGGCAGCCCAGGTCGCTGGGCCGCACCCTGCTCATCGTCATCCTGGTGGTGCTCATAGCCGCGCTGGTCTACGCCCTGAAGTTCATGCCGAGGGCCGACGAGTCCCAGCAGCCCTCGCACAGCGGTGCCTCCGCACCCGCCCCGGCCGGCACGGCGACAGCGACCCGGGGCCCGTCCGCGCGGCCGTCGCCGTCACCGGGGACGCCGCAGGGCACCGAGCCCGACAGTGCGGGACCGGCCGCCGGGTACGCGGTCCGCAAGGATCCCGAGGGTTTCCGGGTCGCGGTCGACAAGGACTGGGACCGGCGTCCGGTCAACGACGCCGGACAAATCCGTTTTCTCGGCGGGGACTTCGAACTCGTCGTGGTGCCGGGCCGGGACAGCGTGAAGGACGACGGTGCCGACCCGATGGCGTATCAGCGCAACAAGGAGCGTGAGCTCAAGCCGTTCCGCGACTCCACCTGGTCCTCCGCCGCCGGGCTGCGGCGGATCGACGTCGGCAACCAGGCGATGGCTGAAGGCCAGTTCACCTGGCAGGACAGCAGCGGACGCGAGGTGTTCGTCCGCAACGTGGCGATGATCATCCGCGGTCGCTATCACATCGTGCAGGTCATCGGCCCCGAATCGCAGCGCGACAAGGTCACCGAGATCTATGAGCAGGCCGTCGCCAGCTACCGCACCGACAAGTGA
- a CDS encoding serine hydrolase domain-containing protein, translating to MPKLRLLLAAPLALALLGATTASLPGEPRVKPVPGALTRLVSDGGAPGAALLGQNATGARFRSAGHGLHRRDRFRVGSITKTFVATVVLQLVAEHRLALSDTVADHLPRLIRGDGNDGRRITLRALLSHTSGLYNYTADAGPPPHSALSAVRVALSHPPVRRGRFAYSNTDYSVLGLIIRQTTGHSYAAEARRRIIAPLRLGGTSFPGAATALPEPHGPGYSSGRDVTAFDPRVAGAAGELISTLADLNRFYRALLGGRLLPAVQRRELLDTRGTGGAYGLGIYPERMPCGVVVWGHNGRIAGSYVRAATTAHGGRTVTFRVNTDDPMATGLERDVLNSAFCR from the coding sequence ATGCCCAAGCTCCGCCTGCTGCTCGCAGCCCCACTGGCCCTGGCCCTGCTCGGTGCGACCACCGCATCCCTGCCCGGAGAACCCCGGGTCAAGCCAGTGCCCGGTGCACTGACCCGTCTGGTCTCCGACGGCGGGGCGCCCGGCGCGGCGCTCCTCGGGCAGAACGCCACCGGCGCCCGCTTCCGCAGCGCCGGCCACGGACTCCACCGGCGGGACCGATTCCGGGTGGGCAGCATCACCAAGACCTTCGTCGCCACGGTCGTGCTCCAACTCGTCGCCGAGCACCGGCTCGCCCTGTCCGACACGGTGGCCGACCATCTGCCCCGGCTGATCCGGGGCGATGGGAACGACGGCCGCCGTATCACCCTGCGCGCCCTGCTCTCCCATACCAGCGGCCTCTACAACTACACCGCCGATGCCGGCCCTCCGCCGCACTCCGCCCTCTCCGCCGTGCGCGTCGCGCTCTCCCATCCGCCGGTCCGGCGAGGCAGGTTCGCGTACTCCAACACCGACTACTCCGTGCTCGGCCTGATAATCCGGCAGACCACAGGCCACTCCTACGCCGCCGAGGCCAGGCGCCGCATCATCGCCCCGCTGCGTCTCGGCGGCACTTCCTTCCCCGGAGCGGCCACCGCACTGCCCGAGCCGCACGGCCCCGGCTACTCATCGGGCCGTGATGTCACCGCCTTCGACCCGCGCGTCGCCGGTGCGGCCGGCGAACTGATATCGACGCTCGCCGATCTGAACCGTTTCTACCGGGCGTTGCTCGGCGGCCGGCTGCTGCCGGCCGTCCAGCGGCGCGAGTTGCTGGACACCCGGGGCACCGGGGGCGCGTACGGCCTGGGCATCTATCCGGAACGGATGCCCTGCGGGGTGGTGGTGTGGGGACACAACGGACGGATAGCCGGGAGTTACGTACGCGCCGCCACGACGGCCCACGGGGGCCGTACGGTGACGTTTCGCGTCAATACGGATGATCCGATGGCCACCGGCCTCGAACGCGACGTACTGAACTCCGCATTCTGCCGGTGA